Proteins from one Setaria italica strain Yugu1 chromosome V, Setaria_italica_v2.0, whole genome shotgun sequence genomic window:
- the LOC101780555 gene encoding putative ABC transporter B family member 8, with amino-acid sequence MAKKKASAPAGTGGGGERPMSIRGMFRFADRVDVLLMVLGTLGAIGDGCSTNLLLIFASDVMNALGYGRGGGAATVDFMHEVEKSCLNFVYLAFAVLAVAFMEGYCWSRTSERQVLRIRYLYLQAILRQEVGFFDSQEATTSEIINSISKDASLIQEVLSEKVPLFLMHSTVFVSGLAFATYFCWRLALISFPLVLLLIIPGLIYGKYLLYLSRQSRHEYANANSLVEQALGSIKTVYSFTAEKRIIQKYTAILDKTIELGIKQGIAKGLAVGFTGLSFAIWAFLAWYGGRLVMHHQASGGRIYAAGISFVLGGLSLGMALPELKHFTEASVAATRILDRINRVPQINADDPKGLVLDQIRGELQFESVRFVYPSRPNMPVLKDFNLQIPAGQTIALVGSSGSGKSTAIALVQRFYDASEGTVKIDGFDIKELQLKWIRSKMGLVSQDHALFGTSIKENILFGKPDATMDEVYAAAMTANAHNFIRGLPEEYETKIGERGALLSGGQKQRIAIARAIIKNPAILLLDEATSALDSESEKLVQHALDQASMGRTTLVVAHKLSTVKNADQIAVVDGGAIAEIGTHDELINKGGTYSRLVKLQKMVSYIDQENEQFRASSVARTSTSRHSVSRASPMPLTPAVLKEISSDVSPPAPSFSRLLAMNAPEWRQAVIGSLSALVYGSLQPIYAITIGGMIAAFFVQDHNEMNAIIRRYALIFCSLSMVSIVVNLLQHYNFAYMGEHLVRRIRVQVLEKILTFEAAWFDEETNSSGALCSRLSNEASLVKTLVADRMSLLLQTASGIIIAVTMGLIVAWKLALVMIAVQPTTMICYYAKKIVLSNVSRDLAKAQYQSTQIAIEAVYNHRMVTSFGCSSKVLQLFEHAQEEPLKRARKKSWVAGLTTGLSPCLSFLSWALDFWYGGKLAQSGEISAGDVFKTFFVLVSTGKLIADAGSMTSDLAKGANAVASVFEVLDRKSISPQNSQVEKEDQKKKIQGRIEFKKVDFSYPTRPECLILQDFSLDVKAGTSVGLVGRSGCGKSTIIGLIQRFYDVDRGAVRIDGMDVREMNILWFRGFTALVSQEPAMFSGSVRDNIAFGKPEADEDEIVEAAKAANAHEFISSLKDGYDTDCGEHGIQLSGGQKQRIAIARAIIRNPAILLLDEATSALDAQSEQVVQEALDRIMSGRTTIVVAHRLNTIKNVDSIAFLGEGKVVERGSYPQLMNKKGAFYNLATLQK; translated from the exons AtggcgaagaagaaggcgagTGCCCCggcgggcaccggcggcggcggcgagcggccgatGAGCATCCGCGGCATGTTCCGGTTCGCGGACCGGGTGGACGTCCTGCTCATGGTGCTGGGCACTCTGGGGGCCATCGGCGACGGGTGCTCCACCAACCTGCTGCTCATCTTCGCCAGCGACGTGATGAACGCTCTCGGgtacgggcgcggcggcggcgccgcgacCGTGGATTTCATGCACGAGGTGGAGAAG TCGTGCCTGAATTTCGTGTACCTGGCGTTCGCGGTCTTGGCGGTGGCGTTCATGG AAGGATACTGCTGGAGCCGGACGAGCGAGCGGCAGGTGCTGCGGATCCGGTACCTGTACCTGCAGGCCATCCTGCGGCAGGAGGTGGGCTTCTTCGACTCGCAGGAGGCCACAACCTCAGAGATCATCAACAGCATCTCCAAGGATGCGTCCCTCATCCAGGAGGTCCTCAGCGAGAAG GTCCCTCTATTTCTGATGCACTCTACTGTCTTCGTCTCCGGACTGGCCTTCGCCACTTATTTCTGCTGGAGGCTGGCTCTGATCTCTTTTCCTCTGGTCCTGCTTCTCATAATCCCGGGGTTGATCTACGGCAAGTACCTTCTCTACCTCTCCCGCCAGTCGCGCCATGAGTATGCCAATGCCAATTCCCTGGTTGAGCAAGCGCTGGGCTCGATCAAGACTGTCTACTCATTCACAGCCGAGAAGAGGATCATCCAGAAGTACACGGCGATCCTTGACAAGACGATCGAGCTGGGGATAAAGCAGGGCATTGCGAAGGGTCTCGCTGTTGGATTCACCGGCCTTTCTTTCGCCATTTGGGCCTTCCTTGCATGGTATGGCGGCAGGTTGGTGATGCACCATCAGGCAAGTGGTGGGAGGATATATGCTGCTGGGATTTCCTTCGTCTTGGGTGGCCT GTCCCTTGGAATGGCACTCCCTGAGCTGAAACATTTCACTGAGGCATCTGTTGCTGCCACGAGAATTCTCGATCGGATAAACCGTGTACCCCAGATCAACGCTGACGACCCGAAGGGCCTTGTTTTGGATCAAATCCGGGGAGAGCTTCAGTTTGAATCTGTCCGTTTTGTGTACCCGTCAAGGCCAAATATGCCAGTCCTCAAAGACTTCAACCTCCAGATTCCTGCTGGGCAAACCATCGCTCTGGTTGGGTCTAGTGGCAGCGGCAAGTCAACCGCAATAGCGCTAGTGCAGCGCTTTTATGATGCCAGTGAAGGAACTGTCAAGATTGATGGTTTCGACATTAAGGAACTCCAACTCAAGTGGATCAGGAGCAAAATGGGGCTTGTCAGCCAAGATCATGCATTGTTTGGTACTTCAATAAAAGAGAACATCCTGTTTGGCAAACCAGACGCGACCATGGATGAAGTGTATGCAGCAGCCATGACCGCAAATGCTCACAACTTCATAAGGGGGCTTCCCGAAGAATACGAGACTAAG ATTGGCGAGCGTGGGGCATTGTTATCAGGTGGACAAAAGCAGCGTATTGCCATTGCAAGGGCAATTATCAAGAATCCTGCTATACTTTTGCTTGACGAAGCCACGAGTGCACTTGATTCAGAATCAGAGAAGTTGGTGCAGCATGCGCTTGATCAAGCATCTATGGGACGGACAACTCTG GTAGTAGCTCATAAGCTTTCAACCGTGAAGAATGCTGATCAAATTGCTGTAGTTGATGGCGGTGCAATAGCTGAAATTGGTACACATGATGAATTGATCAACAAAGGGGGCACATACTCAAGACTTGTGAAGTTGCAGAAGATGGTGAGTTACATCGATCAAGAAAATGAACAATTTAGGGCTTCATCAGTGGCCAGGACCAGCACCAGCCGTCACAGCGTGTCCAGAGCAAGTCCAATGCCACTTACACCAGCTGTCTTAAAGGAAATTAGTTCTGATGTTTCCCCACCTGCACCATCTTTCTCCAGGCTTCTTGCAATGAATGCACCAGAGTGGAGGCAGGCAGTCATAGGCAGTCTGTCTGCATTGGTATATGGTTCCTTGCAGCCCATCTATGCCATAACCATCGGAGGAATGATTGCTGCATTCTTTGTTCAGGACCACAATGAGATGAATGCAATAATCAGACGGTATGCCTTGATCTTCTGTTCACTGTCCATGGTATCCATTGTCGTAAATCTATTGCAACACTACAATTTTGCATACATGGGGGAGCATCTTGTTAGGCGAATCCGAGTCCAAGTACTTGAAAAGATCTTAACCTTTGAGGCAGCATGGTTTGATGAAGAAACAAATTCAAGTGGTGCGTTGTGCTCTCGGCTAAGCAATGAAGCTTCTCTTGTCAAAACCCTTGTTGCAGACAGAATGTCCTTACTGCTTCAAACAGCTTCTGGAATTATAATTGCGGTGACAATGGGCCTGATAGTAGCTTGGAAGCTTGCTCTTGTCATGATAGCTGTACAACCAACTACAATGATATGCTACTATGCCAAAAAGATAGTACTCTCAAATGTTTCAAGGGACCTGGCAAAGGCTCAGTACCAAAGTACTCAGATTGCCATAGAAGCTGTTTACAACCACAGGATGGTAACCTCCTTTGGTTGCTCGTCAAAGGTTCTTCAGCTCTTCGAGCATGCACAAGAGGAACCATTGAAAAGAGCAAGGAAGAAGTCATGGGTAGCAGGGCTGACCACAGGATTGTCACCTTGCCTCTCATTCTTATCATGGGCACTGGACTTTTGGTATGGTGGGAAGCTGGCACAGTCCGGGGAGATCTCAGCGGGTGATGTTTTCAAAACTTTTTTCGTCCTGGTGAGCACAGGAAAGCTGATTGCTGATGCTGGTAGCATGACATCAGACCTGGCAAAGGGAGCAAATGCAGTTGCTTCTGTATTTGAGGTGCTAGATAGGAAATCTATCTCTCCACAAAATTCACAG GTGGAAAAGGAAGACCAGAAGAAGAAAATACAAGGAAGAATAGAGTTCAAAAAGGTAGACTTTTCGTATCCAACAAGACCAGAATGCCTTATCCTACAGGATTTTAGCTTGGATGTGAAAGCGGGAACAAGTGTTGGCCTGGTTGGGAGAAGTGGTTGTGGTAAATCTACTATCATAGGTTTGATCCAAAGATTCTATGATGTTGATAGAGGGGCCGTAAGGATTGATGGCATGGATGTGAGGGAGATGAATATTCTTTGGTTTCGAGGATTTACAGCTCTTGTTAGTCAGGAGCCAGCAATGTTTTCAGGTAGTGTCAGGGATAACATTGCTTTTGGTAAACCagaagctgatgaagatgagatTGTGGAGGCCGCAAAAGCTGCAAATGCACATGAGTTCATATC ATCATTGAAGGATGGATATGATACTGATTGTGGAGAGCACGGTATACAACTCTCAGGAGGACAGAAGCAAAGAATTGCAATTGCAAGGGCAATAATCCGGAATCCAGCAATACTACTGCTTGATGAAGCAACAAGTGCACTTGATGCACAGTCAGAGCAAGTGGTGCAGGAAGCTCTTGATCGAATAATGTCAGGGAGGACCACAATCGTGGTGGCACATCGACTAAACACAATCAAGAATGTAGACTCAATTGCTTTCCTGGGCGAGGGTAAGGTGGTGGAGCGTGGCTCTTACCCACAGCTCATGAACAAGAAAGGGGCTTTCTACAACCTCGCGACTCTTCAGAAGTAA